The genomic region GCCATAGCAACGACATTTGCAGCCGGCAAATCCCTGATATCTGGAAAACCTGTTGAAGTCAAGCCAAGGGAATTGGAGGAAATTTGATGAAATTAGGTCTCGTTACTGATTCACTGGGGGAACTTTCATTTCCCCTGATGGTAGAAAAAGCGGCCTCATTGGGTATCGAATCACTTGAAATACCGACAGGTGGCTGGTCCCAGGCTCCACATATCGATATCGACAGCTTGCTTGAAAGTAAAAAGGAAAGAGACACCTATCTCCAAGTCATCCATTCAAATGGCTTGGAACTAGGTACACTCAACTGCTCGGGAAACCAACTTGCTCCGAACCCAAAAGGCAAAGAACACAATGAAAATATTGAGAAAACCTTTCAGCTGGCAAACTTGCTGGGAATAGAAAAAATCGTCATGATGAGTGGCCTTCCTGGAGGTTCTCCCCAGGATACCACAGCCACATGGATTACTACCAGCTGGCCTCCGGAAAACATACAAATCGAACGATGGCAATGGGAAGAAAGGATCCTACCATATTGGGAAAAACTTTCCAAGAAAGCAGAACAACTTGGAATTACACAGATTGCCCTTGAAAACCATGGTTGCCAAGCGGTGTATAATGCAGAAACATTGCAAAGGCTAAGAAAGGCAATCGGTCCCATAGTTGGAATGA from Spirochaetia bacterium harbors:
- a CDS encoding sugar phosphate isomerase/epimerase, which codes for MKLGLVTDSLGELSFPLMVEKAASLGIESLEIPTGGWSQAPHIDIDSLLESKKERDTYLQVIHSNGLELGTLNCSGNQLAPNPKGKEHNENIEKTFQLANLLGIEKIVMMSGLPGGSPQDTTATWITTSWPPENIQIERWQWEERILPYWEKLSKKAEQLGITQIALENHGCQAVYNAETLQRLRKAIGPIVGMNLDPSHLFWMGGDPIQMAYNLKGMIYHVHAKDVRIETGTATGNGLLDTKPIDKWAQRSWNYVAVGYGHDQLWWNTFFTALKKVGYDGMVSLEMEDMSMPPLTGIEKSLATIKAAMP